In Oncorhynchus mykiss isolate Arlee chromosome 1, USDA_OmykA_1.1, whole genome shotgun sequence, the following proteins share a genomic window:
- the LOC110522386 gene encoding golgin subfamily A member 7B-like: MSTEFHNLQELRHSVSVATKVFIQRDYSQGTTCRFQTKFPSELDSRIERTLLEDTVKTLNSYYAEAEKMGGQSYMEGCLACATAYLIFLCMETRYEKMLKKISGYIQEQNEKIYAPRGLLLTDPIERGMRVIEVSVFEDRGSSGSSHSSSVSSGGSSQR; the protein is encoded by the exons ATGTCGACTGAG ttCCATAACCTACAGGAGTTGAGACACAGTGTGTCTGTAGCCACCAAGGTGTTCATCCAGAGAGACTACAGCCAAGGGACTACCTGTCGCTTCCAGACTAAGTTCCCCTCTGAGCTGGACAGCagg attgagcgGACCCTGTTGGAAGACACAGTGAAGACGTTGAACAGCTACTATGCAGAGGCAGAGAAGATGGGAGGCCAGTCCTACATGGAGGGATGTCTGGCGTGCGCTACAGCCTACCTCATCTTCCTCTGTATGGAGACACGTTATGAGAAg ATGTTGAAGAAGATCTCAGGGTACATCCAGGAGCAGAATGAGAAGATCTACGCCCCCAGAGGTCTATTACTGACAGACCCTATAGAGAGAGGCATGAGAGTC ATCGAGGTGAGTGTATTTGAGGACCGCGGCTCGAGCGGCTCTAGCCACAGCAGCAGTGTGTCGTCTGGTGGCAGCAGCCAGCGGTGA